The following proteins are encoded in a genomic region of Nomascus leucogenys isolate Asia chromosome 17, Asia_NLE_v1, whole genome shotgun sequence:
- the HSD11B1L gene encoding hydroxysteroid 11-beta-dehydrogenase 1-like protein isoform X6, with amino-acid sequence MDPRWWHHQAPTKHGWLWARPVLATSVPCPSAGPQRTMKVLLLTGLGALFFAYYWDDNFDPASLQGARVLLTGANAGVGEELAYHYARLGSHLVLTAHTEALLQKVVGNCRKLGAPKIFYIAADMASPEAPESVVQFALDKLGGLDYLVLNHIGGAPAGTRARSPQATRWLMQVNFLSYVQLTSRALPSLTDSKGSLVVVSSLLGACTRPRLCGTGSGELDAGEPGVSGQASRTRRSHSAAAVRAPRPRAHVVLHSLLGGQVRAGRLLRLPAAGAGRAGRERGHHHVRPGPPRSRLRRRGSQGRPEIGGVGIRTHFKGRGRREAIATPTGSDSSSRARRIKRACSGSSVAHAQRNR; translated from the exons ATGGATCCAAGGTGGTGGCATCACCAAGCACCCACCAAACACGGGTGGCTGTGGGCCAGGCCTGTGCTGGCCACCTCTGTCCCCTGTCCCTCTGCAGGCCCACAGAGGACCATGAAGGTGCTTCTCCTCACAGGGCTGGGGGCCCTGTTCTTCGCCTATTATTGGGATGACAACTTCGACCCAG CCAGCCTCCAGGGAGCGCGAGTGCTGCTGACAGGGGCCAACGCTGGTGTTGGTGAGGAGCTGGCCTATCACTACGCGCGTCTGGGCTCCCACCTGGTGCTCACTGCCCACACTGAGGCTCTCCTGCAGAAG GTGGTAGGGAACTGCCGGAAGCTGGGCGCCCCCAAGATCTTCTACATCGCAGCGGACATGGCCTCCCCCGAGGCGCCCGAGAGCGTGGTGCAGTTTGCGCTGGACAAGCTGG GCGGGCTGGACTACCTCGTGCTGAACCACATCGGTGGCGCCCCAGCCGGCACGCGAGCCCGCAGCCCCCAGGCGACGCGCTGGCTCATGCAG GTAAACTTTTTGAGCTACGTGCAACTGACGTCGCGGGCGCTGCCCAGCCTGACAGACAGCAAAGGCTCCCTGGTGGTGGTGTCCTCGCTGCTCGGTGCGTGCACCCGGCCCCGGCTCTGCGGGACGGGGAGTGGGGAGCTCGATGCGGGTGAGCCTGGAGTGTCTGGGCAGGCTTCCCGGACGAGGAGGAGCCACTCAGCCGCTGCTGTCCGCGCCCCCAGGCCGCGTGCCCACGTCGTTCTCCACTCCCTACTCGGCGGCCAAGTTCGCGCTGGACGGCTTCTTCGGCTCCCTGCGGCGGGAGCTGGACGTGCAGGACGTGAACGTGGCCATCACCATGTGCGTCCTGGGCCTCCGAGATCGCGCCTCCGCCGCCGAGGCAGTCAG GGTCGGCCCGAAATCGGCGGAGTTGGGATTCGAACTCATTTcaaaggcagagggaggagggaagccaTAGCCACCCCCACTGGTTCCGACTCCAGCTCTCGGGCTCGCAGGATTAAACGCGCATGCTCAGGGAGCTCGGTCGCGCATGCTCAGCGCAACCGCTAG
- the HSD11B1L gene encoding hydroxysteroid 11-beta-dehydrogenase 1-like protein isoform X12, with product MDPRWWHHQAPTKHGWLWARPVLATSVPCPSAGPQRTMKVLLLTGLGALFFAYYWDDNFDPASLQGARVLLTGANAGVGEELAYHYARLGSHLVLTAHTEALLQKVVGNCRKLGAPKIFYIAADMASPEAPESVVQFALDKLGGLDYLVLNHIGGAPAGTRARSPQATRWLMQVNFLSYVQLTSRALPSLTDSKGSLVVVSSLLGRVPTSFSTPYSAAKFALDGFFGSLRRELDVQDVNVAITMCVLGLRDRASAAEAVRVGPKSAELGFELISKAEGGGKP from the exons ATGGATCCAAGGTGGTGGCATCACCAAGCACCCACCAAACACGGGTGGCTGTGGGCCAGGCCTGTGCTGGCCACCTCTGTCCCCTGTCCCTCTGCAGGCCCACAGAGGACCATGAAGGTGCTTCTCCTCACAGGGCTGGGGGCCCTGTTCTTCGCCTATTATTGGGATGACAACTTCGACCCAG CCAGCCTCCAGGGAGCGCGAGTGCTGCTGACAGGGGCCAACGCTGGTGTTGGTGAGGAGCTGGCCTATCACTACGCGCGTCTGGGCTCCCACCTGGTGCTCACTGCCCACACTGAGGCTCTCCTGCAGAAG GTGGTAGGGAACTGCCGGAAGCTGGGCGCCCCCAAGATCTTCTACATCGCAGCGGACATGGCCTCCCCCGAGGCGCCCGAGAGCGTGGTGCAGTTTGCGCTGGACAAGCTGG GCGGGCTGGACTACCTCGTGCTGAACCACATCGGTGGCGCCCCAGCCGGCACGCGAGCCCGCAGCCCCCAGGCGACGCGCTGGCTCATGCAG GTAAACTTTTTGAGCTACGTGCAACTGACGTCGCGGGCGCTGCCCAGCCTGACAGACAGCAAAGGCTCCCTGGTGGTGGTGTCCTCGCTGCTCG GCCGCGTGCCCACGTCGTTCTCCACTCCCTACTCGGCGGCCAAGTTCGCGCTGGACGGCTTCTTCGGCTCCCTGCGGCGGGAGCTGGACGTGCAGGACGTGAACGTGGCCATCACCATGTGCGTCCTGGGCCTCCGAGATCGCGCCTCCGCCGCCGAGGCAGTCAG GGTCGGCCCGAAATCGGCGGAGTTGGGATTCGAACTCATTTcaaaggcagagggaggagggaagccaTAG
- the HSD11B1L gene encoding hydroxysteroid 11-beta-dehydrogenase 1-like protein isoform X4, translating into MKVLLLTGLGALFFAYYWDDNFDPASLQGARVLLTGANAGVGEELAYHYARLGSHLVLTAHTEALLQKVVGNCRKLGAPKIFYIAADMASPEAPESVVQFALDKLGGLDYLVLNHIGGAPAGTRARSPQATRWLMQVNFLSYVQLTSRALPSLTDSKGSLVVVSSLLGACTRPRLCGTGSGELDAGEPGVSGQASRTRRSHSAAAVRAPRPRAHVVLHSLLGGQVRAGRLLRLPAAGAGRAGRERGHHHVRPGPPRSRLRRRGSQGSHEGQGGPGAQGSPGRDPRRRHARGRRLLPVAFPPVVFAPALAAAPAGLVYPPGAQRHGCGCSLSTRGCPSTSQTTAFLSPIVPGARTLTETPLRGWPQPKMKSSRQKSKTEKIDGHLEPITASEVQMRKLRLREVTPPMSHPWTPLHLLPAPLSP; encoded by the exons ATGAAGGTGCTTCTCCTCACAGGGCTGGGGGCCCTGTTCTTCGCCTATTATTGGGATGACAACTTCGACCCAG CCAGCCTCCAGGGAGCGCGAGTGCTGCTGACAGGGGCCAACGCTGGTGTTGGTGAGGAGCTGGCCTATCACTACGCGCGTCTGGGCTCCCACCTGGTGCTCACTGCCCACACTGAGGCTCTCCTGCAGAAG GTGGTAGGGAACTGCCGGAAGCTGGGCGCCCCCAAGATCTTCTACATCGCAGCGGACATGGCCTCCCCCGAGGCGCCCGAGAGCGTGGTGCAGTTTGCGCTGGACAAGCTGG GCGGGCTGGACTACCTCGTGCTGAACCACATCGGTGGCGCCCCAGCCGGCACGCGAGCCCGCAGCCCCCAGGCGACGCGCTGGCTCATGCAG GTAAACTTTTTGAGCTACGTGCAACTGACGTCGCGGGCGCTGCCCAGCCTGACAGACAGCAAAGGCTCCCTGGTGGTGGTGTCCTCGCTGCTCGGTGCGTGCACCCGGCCCCGGCTCTGCGGGACGGGGAGTGGGGAGCTCGATGCGGGTGAGCCTGGAGTGTCTGGGCAGGCTTCCCGGACGAGGAGGAGCCACTCAGCCGCTGCTGTCCGCGCCCCCAGGCCGCGTGCCCACGTCGTTCTCCACTCCCTACTCGGCGGCCAAGTTCGCGCTGGACGGCTTCTTCGGCTCCCTGCGGCGGGAGCTGGACGTGCAGGACGTGAACGTGGCCATCACCATGTGCGTCCTGGGCCTCCGAGATCGCGCCTCCGCCGCCGAGGCAGTCAG GGGAGTCACGAGGGTCAAGGCGGCCCCGGGGCCCAAGGCAGCCCTGGCCGTGATCCGCGGCGGCGCCACGCGCGCGGCCGGCGTCTTCTACCCGTGGCGTTTCCACCTGTTGTGTTTGCTCCGGCGCTGGCTGCCGCGCCCGCGGGCCTGGTTTATCCGCCAGGAGCTCAACGTCACGGCTGCGGCTGCAGCCTGAGCACCCGGGGGTGCCCTTCCACGTCCCAGACGACAGCGTTCCTCTCTCCAATTGTCCCTGGAGCTAGAACACTCACAGAGACACCCCTGAGAGGGTGGCCACAGCCCAAGATgaagtcatcaagacagaaaagcAAAACCGAGAAAATCGACGGGCACCTGGAACCAATCACAGCTTCGGAGGTGCAG atgaggaaactgaggctcagagaggtcacgCCACCCATGAGCCACCCATGGACCCCTCTCCATCTCCTGCCTGCACCTCTAAGTCCCTGA
- the HSD11B1L gene encoding hydroxysteroid 11-beta-dehydrogenase 1-like protein isoform X5, whose product MDPRWWHHQAPTKHGWLWARPVLATSVPCPSAGPQRTMKVLLLTGLGALFFAYYWDDNFDPGGLDYLVLNHIGGAPAGTRARSPQATRWLMQVNFLSYVQLTSRALPSLTDSKGSLVVVSSLLGACTRPRLCGTGSGELDAGEPGVSGQASRTRRSHSAAAVRAPRPRAHVVLHSLLGGQVRAGRLLRLPAAGAGRAGRERGHHHVRPGPPRSRLRRRGSQGSHEGQGGPGAQGSPGRDPRRRHARGRRLLPVAFPPVVFAPALAAAPAGLVYPPGAQRHGCGCSLSTRGCPSTSQTTAFLSPIVPGARTLTETPLRGWPQPKMKSSRQKSKTEKIDGHLEPITASEVQMRKLRLREVTPPMSHPWTPLHLLPAPLSP is encoded by the exons ATGGATCCAAGGTGGTGGCATCACCAAGCACCCACCAAACACGGGTGGCTGTGGGCCAGGCCTGTGCTGGCCACCTCTGTCCCCTGTCCCTCTGCAGGCCCACAGAGGACCATGAAGGTGCTTCTCCTCACAGGGCTGGGGGCCCTGTTCTTCGCCTATTATTGGGATGACAACTTCGACCCAG GCGGGCTGGACTACCTCGTGCTGAACCACATCGGTGGCGCCCCAGCCGGCACGCGAGCCCGCAGCCCCCAGGCGACGCGCTGGCTCATGCAG GTAAACTTTTTGAGCTACGTGCAACTGACGTCGCGGGCGCTGCCCAGCCTGACAGACAGCAAAGGCTCCCTGGTGGTGGTGTCCTCGCTGCTCGGTGCGTGCACCCGGCCCCGGCTCTGCGGGACGGGGAGTGGGGAGCTCGATGCGGGTGAGCCTGGAGTGTCTGGGCAGGCTTCCCGGACGAGGAGGAGCCACTCAGCCGCTGCTGTCCGCGCCCCCAGGCCGCGTGCCCACGTCGTTCTCCACTCCCTACTCGGCGGCCAAGTTCGCGCTGGACGGCTTCTTCGGCTCCCTGCGGCGGGAGCTGGACGTGCAGGACGTGAACGTGGCCATCACCATGTGCGTCCTGGGCCTCCGAGATCGCGCCTCCGCCGCCGAGGCAGTCAG GGGAGTCACGAGGGTCAAGGCGGCCCCGGGGCCCAAGGCAGCCCTGGCCGTGATCCGCGGCGGCGCCACGCGCGCGGCCGGCGTCTTCTACCCGTGGCGTTTCCACCTGTTGTGTTTGCTCCGGCGCTGGCTGCCGCGCCCGCGGGCCTGGTTTATCCGCCAGGAGCTCAACGTCACGGCTGCGGCTGCAGCCTGAGCACCCGGGGGTGCCCTTCCACGTCCCAGACGACAGCGTTCCTCTCTCCAATTGTCCCTGGAGCTAGAACACTCACAGAGACACCCCTGAGAGGGTGGCCACAGCCCAAGATgaagtcatcaagacagaaaagcAAAACCGAGAAAATCGACGGGCACCTGGAACCAATCACAGCTTCGGAGGTGCAG atgaggaaactgaggctcagagaggtcacgCCACCCATGAGCCACCCATGGACCCCTCTCCATCTCCTGCCTGCACCTCTAAGTCCCTGA
- the HSD11B1L gene encoding hydroxysteroid 11-beta-dehydrogenase 1-like protein isoform X1 encodes MDPRWWHHQAPTKHGWLWARPVLATSVPCPSAGPQRTMKVLLLTGLGALFFAYYWDDNFDPASLQGARVLLTGANAGVGEELAYHYARLGSHLVLTAHTEALLQKVVGNCRKLGAPKIFYIAADMASPEAPESVVQFALDKLGGLDYLVLNHIGGAPAGTRARSPQATRWLMQVNFLSYVQLTSRALPSLTDSKGSLVVVSSLLGACTRPRLCGTGSGELDAGEPGVSGQASRTRRSHSAAAVRAPRPRAHVVLHSLLGGQVRAGRLLRLPAAGAGRAGRERGHHHVRPGPPRSRLRRRGSQGSHEGQGGPGAQGSPGRDPRRRHARGRRLLPVAFPPVVFAPALAAAPAGLVYPPGAQRHGCGCSLSTRGCPSTSQTTAFLSPIVPGARTLTETPLRGWPQPKMKSSRQKSKTEKIDGHLEPITASEVQMRKLRLREVTPPMSHPWTPLHLLPAPLSP; translated from the exons ATGGATCCAAGGTGGTGGCATCACCAAGCACCCACCAAACACGGGTGGCTGTGGGCCAGGCCTGTGCTGGCCACCTCTGTCCCCTGTCCCTCTGCAGGCCCACAGAGGACCATGAAGGTGCTTCTCCTCACAGGGCTGGGGGCCCTGTTCTTCGCCTATTATTGGGATGACAACTTCGACCCAG CCAGCCTCCAGGGAGCGCGAGTGCTGCTGACAGGGGCCAACGCTGGTGTTGGTGAGGAGCTGGCCTATCACTACGCGCGTCTGGGCTCCCACCTGGTGCTCACTGCCCACACTGAGGCTCTCCTGCAGAAG GTGGTAGGGAACTGCCGGAAGCTGGGCGCCCCCAAGATCTTCTACATCGCAGCGGACATGGCCTCCCCCGAGGCGCCCGAGAGCGTGGTGCAGTTTGCGCTGGACAAGCTGG GCGGGCTGGACTACCTCGTGCTGAACCACATCGGTGGCGCCCCAGCCGGCACGCGAGCCCGCAGCCCCCAGGCGACGCGCTGGCTCATGCAG GTAAACTTTTTGAGCTACGTGCAACTGACGTCGCGGGCGCTGCCCAGCCTGACAGACAGCAAAGGCTCCCTGGTGGTGGTGTCCTCGCTGCTCGGTGCGTGCACCCGGCCCCGGCTCTGCGGGACGGGGAGTGGGGAGCTCGATGCGGGTGAGCCTGGAGTGTCTGGGCAGGCTTCCCGGACGAGGAGGAGCCACTCAGCCGCTGCTGTCCGCGCCCCCAGGCCGCGTGCCCACGTCGTTCTCCACTCCCTACTCGGCGGCCAAGTTCGCGCTGGACGGCTTCTTCGGCTCCCTGCGGCGGGAGCTGGACGTGCAGGACGTGAACGTGGCCATCACCATGTGCGTCCTGGGCCTCCGAGATCGCGCCTCCGCCGCCGAGGCAGTCAG GGGAGTCACGAGGGTCAAGGCGGCCCCGGGGCCCAAGGCAGCCCTGGCCGTGATCCGCGGCGGCGCCACGCGCGCGGCCGGCGTCTTCTACCCGTGGCGTTTCCACCTGTTGTGTTTGCTCCGGCGCTGGCTGCCGCGCCCGCGGGCCTGGTTTATCCGCCAGGAGCTCAACGTCACGGCTGCGGCTGCAGCCTGAGCACCCGGGGGTGCCCTTCCACGTCCCAGACGACAGCGTTCCTCTCTCCAATTGTCCCTGGAGCTAGAACACTCACAGAGACACCCCTGAGAGGGTGGCCACAGCCCAAGATgaagtcatcaagacagaaaagcAAAACCGAGAAAATCGACGGGCACCTGGAACCAATCACAGCTTCGGAGGTGCAG atgaggaaactgaggctcagagaggtcacgCCACCCATGAGCCACCCATGGACCCCTCTCCATCTCCTGCCTGCACCTCTAAGTCCCTGA
- the HSD11B1L gene encoding hydroxysteroid 11-beta-dehydrogenase 1-like protein isoform X3 encodes MDPRWWHHQAPTKHGWLWARPVLATSVPCPSAGPQRTMKVLLLTGLGALFFAYYWDDNFDPASLQGARVLLTGANAGVGEELAYHYARLGSHLVLTAHTEALLQKQVRWRGERCCRGEAHGQLWPPPGGRELPEAGRPQDLLHRSGHGLPRGARERGAVCAGQAGRAGLPRAEPHRWRPSRHASPQPPGDALAHAGKLFELRATDVAGAAQPDRQQRLPGGGVLAARPRAHVVLHSLLGGQVRAGRLLRLPAAGAGRAGRERGHHHVRPGPPRSRLRRRGSQGSHEGQGGPGAQGSPGRDPRRRHARGRRLLPVAFPPVVFAPALAAAPAGLVYPPGAQRHGCGCSLSTRGCPSTSQTTAFLSPIVPGARTLTETPLRGWPQPKMKSSRQKSKTEKIDGHLEPITASEVQMRKLRLREVTPPMSHPWTPLHLLPAPLSP; translated from the exons ATGGATCCAAGGTGGTGGCATCACCAAGCACCCACCAAACACGGGTGGCTGTGGGCCAGGCCTGTGCTGGCCACCTCTGTCCCCTGTCCCTCTGCAGGCCCACAGAGGACCATGAAGGTGCTTCTCCTCACAGGGCTGGGGGCCCTGTTCTTCGCCTATTATTGGGATGACAACTTCGACCCAG CCAGCCTCCAGGGAGCGCGAGTGCTGCTGACAGGGGCCAACGCTGGTGTTGGTGAGGAGCTGGCCTATCACTACGCGCGTCTGGGCTCCCACCTGGTGCTCACTGCCCACACTGAGGCTCTCCTGCAGAAG CAGGTGCGGTGGAGGGGGGAGCGCTGCTGCAGAGGAGAGGCCCACGGGCAGCTCTGGCCCCCCCCAGGTGGTAGGGAACTGCCGGAAGCTGGGCGCCCCCAAGATCTTCTACATCGCAGCGGACATGGCCTCCCCCGAGGCGCCCGAGAGCGTGGTGCAGTTTGCGCTGGACAAGCTGG GCGGGCTGGACTACCTCGTGCTGAACCACATCGGTGGCGCCCCAGCCGGCACGCGAGCCCGCAGCCCCCAGGCGACGCGCTGGCTCATGCAG GTAAACTTTTTGAGCTACGTGCAACTGACGTCGCGGGCGCTGCCCAGCCTGACAGACAGCAAAGGCTCCCTGGTGGTGGTGTCCTCGCTGCTCG GCCGCGTGCCCACGTCGTTCTCCACTCCCTACTCGGCGGCCAAGTTCGCGCTGGACGGCTTCTTCGGCTCCCTGCGGCGGGAGCTGGACGTGCAGGACGTGAACGTGGCCATCACCATGTGCGTCCTGGGCCTCCGAGATCGCGCCTCCGCCGCCGAGGCAGTCAG GGGAGTCACGAGGGTCAAGGCGGCCCCGGGGCCCAAGGCAGCCCTGGCCGTGATCCGCGGCGGCGCCACGCGCGCGGCCGGCGTCTTCTACCCGTGGCGTTTCCACCTGTTGTGTTTGCTCCGGCGCTGGCTGCCGCGCCCGCGGGCCTGGTTTATCCGCCAGGAGCTCAACGTCACGGCTGCGGCTGCAGCCTGAGCACCCGGGGGTGCCCTTCCACGTCCCAGACGACAGCGTTCCTCTCTCCAATTGTCCCTGGAGCTAGAACACTCACAGAGACACCCCTGAGAGGGTGGCCACAGCCCAAGATgaagtcatcaagacagaaaagcAAAACCGAGAAAATCGACGGGCACCTGGAACCAATCACAGCTTCGGAGGTGCAG atgaggaaactgaggctcagagaggtcacgCCACCCATGAGCCACCCATGGACCCCTCTCCATCTCCTGCCTGCACCTCTAAGTCCCTGA
- the HSD11B1L gene encoding hydroxysteroid 11-beta-dehydrogenase 1-like protein isoform X10, which yields MQVNFLSYVQLTSRALPSLTDSKGSLVVVSSLLGACTRPRLCGTGSGELDAGEPGVSGQASRTRRSHSAAAVRAPRPRAHVVLHSLLGGQVRAGRLLRLPAAGAGRAGRERGHHHVRPGPPRSRLRRRGSQGSHEGQGGPGAQGSPGRDPRRRHARGRRLLPVAFPPVVFAPALAAAPAGLVYPPGAQRHGCGCSLSTRGCPSTSQTTAFLSPIVPGARTLTETPLRGWPQPKMKSSRQKSKTEKIDGHLEPITASEVQMRKLRLREVTPPMSHPWTPLHLLPAPLSP from the exons ATGCAG GTAAACTTTTTGAGCTACGTGCAACTGACGTCGCGGGCGCTGCCCAGCCTGACAGACAGCAAAGGCTCCCTGGTGGTGGTGTCCTCGCTGCTCGGTGCGTGCACCCGGCCCCGGCTCTGCGGGACGGGGAGTGGGGAGCTCGATGCGGGTGAGCCTGGAGTGTCTGGGCAGGCTTCCCGGACGAGGAGGAGCCACTCAGCCGCTGCTGTCCGCGCCCCCAGGCCGCGTGCCCACGTCGTTCTCCACTCCCTACTCGGCGGCCAAGTTCGCGCTGGACGGCTTCTTCGGCTCCCTGCGGCGGGAGCTGGACGTGCAGGACGTGAACGTGGCCATCACCATGTGCGTCCTGGGCCTCCGAGATCGCGCCTCCGCCGCCGAGGCAGTCAG GGGAGTCACGAGGGTCAAGGCGGCCCCGGGGCCCAAGGCAGCCCTGGCCGTGATCCGCGGCGGCGCCACGCGCGCGGCCGGCGTCTTCTACCCGTGGCGTTTCCACCTGTTGTGTTTGCTCCGGCGCTGGCTGCCGCGCCCGCGGGCCTGGTTTATCCGCCAGGAGCTCAACGTCACGGCTGCGGCTGCAGCCTGAGCACCCGGGGGTGCCCTTCCACGTCCCAGACGACAGCGTTCCTCTCTCCAATTGTCCCTGGAGCTAGAACACTCACAGAGACACCCCTGAGAGGGTGGCCACAGCCCAAGATgaagtcatcaagacagaaaagcAAAACCGAGAAAATCGACGGGCACCTGGAACCAATCACAGCTTCGGAGGTGCAG atgaggaaactgaggctcagagaggtcacgCCACCCATGAGCCACCCATGGACCCCTCTCCATCTCCTGCCTGCACCTCTAAGTCCCTGA
- the HSD11B1L gene encoding hydroxysteroid 11-beta-dehydrogenase 1-like protein isoform X7, translated as MKVLLLTGLGALFFAYYWDDNFDPGGLDYLVLNHIGGAPAGTRARSPQATRWLMQVNFLSYVQLTSRALPSLTDSKGSLVVVSSLLGACTRPRLCGTGSGELDAGEPGVSGQASRTRRSHSAAAVRAPRPRAHVVLHSLLGGQVRAGRLLRLPAAGAGRAGRERGHHHVRPGPPRSRLRRRGSQGSHEGQGGPGAQGSPGRDPRRRHARGRRLLPVAFPPVVFAPALAAAPAGLVYPPGAQRHGCGCSLSTRGCPSTSQTTAFLSPIVPGARTLTETPLRGWPQPKMKSSRQKSKTEKIDGHLEPITASEVQMRKLRLREVTPPMSHPWTPLHLLPAPLSP; from the exons ATGAAGGTGCTTCTCCTCACAGGGCTGGGGGCCCTGTTCTTCGCCTATTATTGGGATGACAACTTCGACCCAG GCGGGCTGGACTACCTCGTGCTGAACCACATCGGTGGCGCCCCAGCCGGCACGCGAGCCCGCAGCCCCCAGGCGACGCGCTGGCTCATGCAG GTAAACTTTTTGAGCTACGTGCAACTGACGTCGCGGGCGCTGCCCAGCCTGACAGACAGCAAAGGCTCCCTGGTGGTGGTGTCCTCGCTGCTCGGTGCGTGCACCCGGCCCCGGCTCTGCGGGACGGGGAGTGGGGAGCTCGATGCGGGTGAGCCTGGAGTGTCTGGGCAGGCTTCCCGGACGAGGAGGAGCCACTCAGCCGCTGCTGTCCGCGCCCCCAGGCCGCGTGCCCACGTCGTTCTCCACTCCCTACTCGGCGGCCAAGTTCGCGCTGGACGGCTTCTTCGGCTCCCTGCGGCGGGAGCTGGACGTGCAGGACGTGAACGTGGCCATCACCATGTGCGTCCTGGGCCTCCGAGATCGCGCCTCCGCCGCCGAGGCAGTCAG GGGAGTCACGAGGGTCAAGGCGGCCCCGGGGCCCAAGGCAGCCCTGGCCGTGATCCGCGGCGGCGCCACGCGCGCGGCCGGCGTCTTCTACCCGTGGCGTTTCCACCTGTTGTGTTTGCTCCGGCGCTGGCTGCCGCGCCCGCGGGCCTGGTTTATCCGCCAGGAGCTCAACGTCACGGCTGCGGCTGCAGCCTGAGCACCCGGGGGTGCCCTTCCACGTCCCAGACGACAGCGTTCCTCTCTCCAATTGTCCCTGGAGCTAGAACACTCACAGAGACACCCCTGAGAGGGTGGCCACAGCCCAAGATgaagtcatcaagacagaaaagcAAAACCGAGAAAATCGACGGGCACCTGGAACCAATCACAGCTTCGGAGGTGCAG atgaggaaactgaggctcagagaggtcacgCCACCCATGAGCCACCCATGGACCCCTCTCCATCTCCTGCCTGCACCTCTAAGTCCCTGA
- the HSD11B1L gene encoding hydroxysteroid 11-beta-dehydrogenase 1-like protein isoform X8, with translation MASPEAPESVVQFALDKLGGLDYLVLNHIGGAPAGTRARSPQATRWLMQVNFLSYVQLTSRALPSLTDSKGSLVVVSSLLGACTRPRLCGTGSGELDAGEPGVSGQASRTRRSHSAAAVRAPRPRAHVVLHSLLGGQVRAGRLLRLPAAGAGRAGRERGHHHVRPGPPRSRLRRRGSQGSHEGQGGPGAQGSPGRDPRRRHARGRRLLPVAFPPVVFAPALAAAPAGLVYPPGAQRHGCGCSLSTRGCPSTSQTTAFLSPIVPGARTLTETPLRGWPQPKMKSSRQKSKTEKIDGHLEPITASEVQMRKLRLREVTPPMSHPWTPLHLLPAPLSP, from the exons ATGGCCTCCCCCGAGGCGCCCGAGAGCGTGGTGCAGTTTGCGCTGGACAAGCTGG GCGGGCTGGACTACCTCGTGCTGAACCACATCGGTGGCGCCCCAGCCGGCACGCGAGCCCGCAGCCCCCAGGCGACGCGCTGGCTCATGCAG GTAAACTTTTTGAGCTACGTGCAACTGACGTCGCGGGCGCTGCCCAGCCTGACAGACAGCAAAGGCTCCCTGGTGGTGGTGTCCTCGCTGCTCGGTGCGTGCACCCGGCCCCGGCTCTGCGGGACGGGGAGTGGGGAGCTCGATGCGGGTGAGCCTGGAGTGTCTGGGCAGGCTTCCCGGACGAGGAGGAGCCACTCAGCCGCTGCTGTCCGCGCCCCCAGGCCGCGTGCCCACGTCGTTCTCCACTCCCTACTCGGCGGCCAAGTTCGCGCTGGACGGCTTCTTCGGCTCCCTGCGGCGGGAGCTGGACGTGCAGGACGTGAACGTGGCCATCACCATGTGCGTCCTGGGCCTCCGAGATCGCGCCTCCGCCGCCGAGGCAGTCAG GGGAGTCACGAGGGTCAAGGCGGCCCCGGGGCCCAAGGCAGCCCTGGCCGTGATCCGCGGCGGCGCCACGCGCGCGGCCGGCGTCTTCTACCCGTGGCGTTTCCACCTGTTGTGTTTGCTCCGGCGCTGGCTGCCGCGCCCGCGGGCCTGGTTTATCCGCCAGGAGCTCAACGTCACGGCTGCGGCTGCAGCCTGAGCACCCGGGGGTGCCCTTCCACGTCCCAGACGACAGCGTTCCTCTCTCCAATTGTCCCTGGAGCTAGAACACTCACAGAGACACCCCTGAGAGGGTGGCCACAGCCCAAGATgaagtcatcaagacagaaaagcAAAACCGAGAAAATCGACGGGCACCTGGAACCAATCACAGCTTCGGAGGTGCAG atgaggaaactgaggctcagagaggtcacgCCACCCATGAGCCACCCATGGACCCCTCTCCATCTCCTGCCTGCACCTCTAAGTCCCTGA